The Notoacmeibacter ruber DNA segment TCCGACCTCGTACATCTGATCCAAGCTGCCGAACCTGCCATCCGTATCAGCGTAACCGACACGAAGGGCTCGACGCCTCGCGAGGCGGGCGCATCGATGATCGTCACCGAAGCGCGTACGATCGGGACGATCGGTGGCGGTACGCTGGAATTTCGCGCGCTGGAACGCGCCCACGACATGCTGAAATCCCACCAGACGACGGCAGAAACGATGGAACTACCGCTTGGCCCCGAGATCGGCCAATGCTGCGGTGGACGCGTCGCTCTTTCTCTCCAGCCGGTCGATCTCACCACCCTGCTGGAGATTCACGATCAATTGCGCGAGCAGGAATCGCGACAACCGGAAATTCTCATTTTTGGCGGTGGCCATGTCGGCACGGCTTTGGCGAGAGCGCTCGCTCCCCTTCCCTTCCGGTCCAGAATGGTCGAGACTCGCCCCGATATTCTGCCAGACGGCCTGCCCGTTCCAAGTGAAATTCTGGCAATGCCGG contains these protein-coding regions:
- the xdhC gene encoding xanthine dehydrogenase accessory protein XdhC — translated: MRASDLVHLIQAAEPAIRISVTDTKGSTPREAGASMIVTEARTIGTIGGGTLEFRALERAHDMLKSHQTTAETMELPLGPEIGQCCGGRVALSLQPVDLTTLLEIHDQLREQESRQPEILIFGGGHVGTALARALAPLPFRSRMVETRPDILPDGLPVPSEILAMPEALVSQAKAGSAIVVLTHDHALDFMIISEAMQRDDLAYIGMIGSKTKRATFASHWLDKGGASEKLKELICPIGGSAVSDKRPEVIAAMVAAEITQSLISFEV